One Thalassospira marina DNA window includes the following coding sequences:
- a CDS encoding NUDIX domain-containing protein, with amino-acid sequence MIGPIFGSPEPGKFYDVQDCAYAVIPDGNGRLGVVRTPKGIMLIGGGIERSETAKDALTREAVEETGRSIRIVSQLGLATQYVNNRAKGKYRLKRGVFFIAEILQKTTQPIDLDHEFMWLPAIEVEQQLVRSFHKWAVQQHVRVTAEP; translated from the coding sequence TTGATCGGCCCCATTTTTGGCAGCCCGGAACCGGGCAAGTTTTATGATGTTCAGGATTGCGCCTATGCCGTTATTCCCGATGGGAACGGCAGGCTTGGTGTTGTGCGCACGCCAAAGGGCATCATGCTGATCGGGGGTGGGATTGAACGCAGTGAAACTGCAAAGGATGCCCTGACCCGCGAAGCCGTCGAGGAAACGGGCCGTTCCATTCGCATCGTTTCGCAGCTGGGCCTTGCGACCCAATATGTCAATAACCGCGCCAAGGGCAAATACCGCCTTAAACGCGGGGTATTCTTCATTGCCGAAATTTTGCAAAAAACCACCCAGCCGATCGACCTTGACCACGAATTTATGTGGTTACCCGCCATCGAGGTTGAACAGCAGTTAGTGCGTTCTTTTCACAAATGGGCCGTGCAGCAGCATGTGCGCGTCACCGCGGAGCCATAA
- a CDS encoding GAF domain-containing protein: MNSDQKNALYADAMKELASITEGETNVTALMATVSCVLAEKFDYYFWTGFYIVDPVKENELVVGPYQGTLGCLRIPFGRGVCGTVASSLKSCVVEDVHAFPGHIACDSRSNSEIVVPVLDRQGALIAVFDVDSVQTGSFDETDQKALETIMAQVFAR; this comes from the coding sequence GTGAATAGCGACCAGAAAAATGCGCTTTATGCGGATGCAATGAAAGAACTGGCAAGCATCACCGAAGGCGAAACCAATGTCACCGCATTGATGGCCACGGTAAGCTGTGTGCTGGCCGAAAAGTTCGACTATTATTTCTGGACGGGCTTCTATATCGTTGATCCGGTCAAAGAAAATGAATTGGTGGTTGGCCCGTATCAGGGCACACTTGGATGTCTGCGTATTCCGTTTGGTCGCGGGGTTTGTGGCACGGTGGCGTCTTCACTGAAAAGCTGCGTTGTCGAGGATGTGCATGCCTTTCCCGGGCATATTGCCTGCGACAGCCGTTCAAATTCGGAAATCGTCGTGCCGGTTCTTGACCGGCAGGGGGCCTTGATTGCCGTATTTGATGTCGACAGTGTGCAAACCGGGTCATTTGACGAAACGGATCAAAAGGCGCTGGAAACCATCATGGCGCAGGTATTTGCGCGCTGA
- the ssb gene encoding single-stranded DNA-binding protein, producing MAGSVNKVILVGNLGRDPEIRFTQAGKKIANFSIATSEQWRDRQSGERRERTEWHRIVVFNEGLADVVERFVKKGSKLYIEGALRTRKWQGQDGKDNYTTEIVLEGFNSTLTMLDGRGEGGGGGSSSGGGSYGNDGGGYGGGYDNGGDAGWGNSSPRSGGGNSGPSGAPDLDDDIPF from the coding sequence ATGGCAGGCAGTGTCAATAAAGTCATTCTCGTTGGTAATCTGGGTCGCGACCCGGAAATCCGTTTCACGCAGGCAGGCAAGAAGATTGCCAATTTCAGCATTGCGACATCTGAACAGTGGCGTGACCGCCAGAGCGGCGAACGCCGCGAGCGGACCGAGTGGCACCGGATCGTTGTTTTCAACGAAGGCCTGGCCGATGTTGTCGAACGGTTTGTGAAAAAAGGCAGCAAGCTTTACATCGAAGGCGCGCTTCGGACCCGCAAATGGCAGGGCCAGGACGGCAAGGACAACTACACCACCGAAATCGTCCTTGAAGGTTTCAACAGCACGCTGACCATGCTTGACGGTCGCGGCGAAGGTGGTGGCGGCGGTTCATCGTCGGGTGGTGGCAGCTATGGCAATGATGGCGGCGGCTATGGTGGCGGTTACGACAATGGCGGCGATGCTGGCTGGGGTAATTCCTCCCCGCGCAGTGGCGGCGGCAATTCCGGCCCCAGCGGTGCGCCCGATCTGGACGACGATATTCCGTTCTGA
- a CDS encoding YchJ family protein codes for MSLVPFPKADPFVPCPCGSNKTYGTCCGPFHAGAKRPATAEQLMRSRYCAFVFGNAAYLADTVPAENAGNYDAKSITRQKTQWTGLEIVSTEAGGLFDQTGYVEFIARFREKGRDGAHHEKSRFIRQNGKWLYVDGEFPG; via the coding sequence ATGTCGCTTGTCCCGTTCCCAAAGGCCGATCCATTTGTGCCCTGCCCGTGTGGCAGCAACAAGACCTATGGCACCTGTTGTGGGCCGTTTCATGCAGGGGCCAAACGCCCGGCCACGGCGGAGCAATTGATGCGGTCGCGCTATTGCGCCTTTGTTTTTGGCAATGCCGCCTATCTGGCCGATACGGTGCCAGCGGAAAATGCCGGGAACTATGACGCCAAAAGCATTACCCGGCAAAAAACGCAATGGACCGGCCTTGAGATTGTCAGCACCGAGGCCGGTGGACTTTTTGATCAGACTGGATATGTCGAATTTATTGCCCGGTTTCGTGAAAAAGGCCGCGATGGCGCCCATCACGAAAAATCGCGTTTCATTCGCCAGAATGGCAAATGGCTTTATGTTGACGGTGAATTTCCAGGCTAA
- a CDS encoding histidine phosphatase family protein, giving the protein MKRLITLLRHGETVTYDARGDFHRPLTEDGKLNVQRIGAFLEKQGLYPDLIMASPAQRTLHSAEKLHKILFPGIKPAITQDRTLYNADAHALLSALQGLDEDIQHVVLVGHNPGVSALPALIAGADLRKKRMFPSLKPASMIMIETTDSWSDLSPSSGHILQQVDAANVAQDFPWPDKNGTERRKRPAYFYRQSSVIPYRNRKNEQTGDDIEILMTLSSGGKHFVIPKGAIDPGLSAVESAIKEAREEAGCMGSATEPAIGSYHYQKWGSRCDVEVFAMKVEDLLPDAEWEESHRGREWIDLSRAIEMVKEEGLRKILKTFRENALQDQAS; this is encoded by the coding sequence ATGAAACGTTTGATCACCCTTTTGCGGCACGGTGAAACAGTCACCTACGATGCCCGGGGCGATTTTCATCGGCCATTGACGGAAGACGGCAAACTGAATGTGCAGCGTATCGGCGCGTTTCTTGAAAAACAGGGCCTTTACCCTGACCTGATCATGGCATCGCCAGCACAGCGCACGCTGCATTCGGCTGAAAAGCTCCATAAAATTCTGTTTCCGGGCATCAAGCCCGCCATCACCCAGGATCGGACCCTTTATAATGCCGATGCACATGCTCTTTTAAGTGCCCTGCAAGGGCTTGATGAGGACATCCAGCATGTCGTGCTAGTGGGGCATAATCCCGGCGTCAGCGCCCTGCCCGCACTGATCGCAGGGGCTGATCTGCGTAAAAAGCGGATGTTTCCGTCGCTAAAGCCGGCATCCATGATCATGATTGAAACGACCGATAGCTGGTCGGATCTGAGCCCTTCATCGGGCCATATCCTGCAGCAGGTTGATGCGGCCAATGTCGCACAGGATTTTCCCTGGCCCGATAAAAACGGCACGGAGCGGCGCAAGCGCCCGGCCTATTTTTACCGGCAATCATCGGTGATCCCGTACCGTAATCGCAAGAACGAGCAAACCGGGGATGACATTGAAATCCTGATGACGCTTTCAAGTGGCGGCAAGCATTTTGTCATTCCCAAAGGCGCCATCGACCCTGGTTTAAGCGCTGTTGAAAGCGCAATAAAAGAAGCCCGCGAAGAAGCAGGTTGCATGGGATCGGCAACAGAACCAGCCATTGGCAGCTACCATTATCAGAAATGGGGGTCGCGCTGCGATGTCGAGGTTTTTGCCATGAAGGTCGAGGATTTGCTGCCCGATGCCGAATGGGAGGAATCCCATCGTGGCCGGGAATGGATTGATCTGTCGCGCGCGATTGAAATGGTCAAGGAAGAAGGCCTTCGCAAAATTTTAAAGACCTTTCGGGAAAACGCCCTTCAGGACCAAGCGTCCTAA